From Klebsiella electrica, the proteins below share one genomic window:
- the ispF gene encoding 2-C-methyl-D-erythritol 2,4-cyclodiphosphate synthase, which yields MRIGHGFDVHAFGGEGPIIIGGVRIPYEKGLLAHSDGDVALHALTDALLGAAALGDIGKLFPDTDPAFKGADSRELLREAWRRIQAKGYTLGNVDVTIIAQAPKMLPHIPQMRVFIAEDLGCHMDQVNVKATTTEKLGFTGRGEGIACEAVALLHKVQS from the coding sequence ATGCGAATTGGACATGGTTTTGACGTACACGCTTTTGGTGGTGAAGGCCCAATCATTATTGGTGGGGTACGCATCCCTTACGAAAAAGGGCTGTTGGCCCATTCCGATGGCGACGTGGCGCTGCACGCGCTGACCGATGCCCTGCTGGGGGCGGCGGCGCTGGGGGACATCGGTAAGCTGTTCCCGGATACCGACCCGGCCTTTAAGGGCGCCGACAGCCGCGAACTGCTGCGCGAAGCCTGGCGGCGGATTCAGGCCAAAGGCTATACCCTCGGAAACGTGGATGTCACCATCATTGCTCAGGCGCCGAAAATGCTGCCGCATATTCCGCAGATGCGTGTCTTTATCGCCGAAGACCTCGGCTGCCATATGGATCAGGTCAACGTCAAAGCCACCACTACCGAGAAGCTCGGTTTCACCGGCCGCGGTGAAGGCATCGCCTGTGAAGCGGTGGCGCTGCTGCATAAGGTTCAGTCATGA
- a CDS encoding protein-L-isoaspartate(D-aspartate) O-methyltransferase, producing the protein MVSKRVESLLNQLRTQGIVDERVLEAIAQVPREKFVDEAFEHKAWENTALPIGQGQTISQPYMVARMTELLTLTPESRVLEIGTGSGYQTAILAHLVHHVCSVERIKSLQWQARRRLKQLDLHNVSTRHGDGWQGWKARAPFDAIIVTAAPPEVPPALLAQLDEGGVLVLPVGEVHQFLKRIRRRGNEFVMDTVEAVRFVPLVQGELA; encoded by the coding sequence ATGGTAAGCAAACGTGTTGAAAGCCTGCTGAATCAGCTGCGTACTCAGGGCATTGTTGACGAGCGTGTGCTGGAGGCGATAGCCCAGGTACCGCGTGAAAAATTCGTTGATGAAGCCTTCGAACACAAGGCGTGGGAGAACACGGCATTACCTATCGGCCAGGGGCAAACCATCTCGCAACCCTACATGGTGGCGCGGATGACGGAGCTTCTGACGCTGACGCCGGAATCGCGGGTGCTGGAGATTGGCACCGGTTCAGGCTACCAGACGGCGATACTGGCACACCTCGTTCATCATGTGTGTTCGGTCGAACGAATTAAGAGTTTACAGTGGCAGGCGCGTCGTCGCCTGAAACAACTTGATTTACATAATGTTTCAACCCGTCATGGCGATGGATGGCAGGGTTGGAAGGCACGCGCTCCCTTTGATGCGATTATCGTCACCGCCGCACCGCCGGAAGTGCCGCCTGCGCTGCTGGCGCAGCTGGATGAGGGAGGCGTGCTGGTATTACCGGTCGGCGAGGTGCATCAGTTTCTGAAACGGATCCGTCGTCGCGGTAATGAATTTGTGATGGATACCGTTGAAGCCGTACGCTTTGTTCCCCTGGTGCAAGGGGAGCTGGCATGA
- the cysC gene encoding adenylyl-sulfate kinase — protein sequence MALHDENVVWHAHPVTRQQREQHHGHRGVVLWFTGLSGSGKSTVAGALEEALHRLGVSTYLLDGDNVRHGLCSDLGFSDSDRKENIRRVGEVAKLMVDAGLVVLTAFISPYRAERQMVRERLGEGTFIEVFVDTPLAICEARDPKGLYKKARAGELRNFTGIDSVYESPEKAEIHLDGEQLVTNLVHQLLDLLRQQDIIRS from the coding sequence ATGGCCCTGCATGACGAAAACGTCGTCTGGCACGCCCATCCGGTCACCCGGCAGCAGCGCGAACAGCACCACGGCCATCGCGGGGTGGTGCTGTGGTTTACCGGGCTGTCCGGCTCTGGTAAGTCTACCGTTGCCGGTGCGCTGGAAGAGGCGCTGCATCGACTGGGCGTTAGCACCTATCTGCTGGATGGCGATAACGTGCGGCACGGCCTGTGCAGCGATCTCGGTTTTAGCGATAGCGATCGTAAAGAAAATATTCGTCGCGTCGGGGAAGTGGCGAAACTGATGGTTGATGCCGGGCTGGTGGTGTTGACCGCCTTTATCTCCCCGTACCGCGCTGAACGCCAGATGGTGCGTGAGCGCCTGGGCGAAGGGACCTTTATCGAAGTGTTTGTCGATACGCCGCTGGCTATCTGCGAGGCGCGGGATCCAAAAGGGTTATACAAGAAGGCGCGTGCGGGTGAATTGCGCAACTTTACCGGGATAGATTCGGTGTACGAATCGCCAGAAAAGGCGGAAATTCATCTGGATGGTGAACAATTGGTAACAAATTTGGTGCACCAACTATTAGACCTCCTCAGACAGCAAGATATTATCAGATCCTGA
- the truD gene encoding tRNA pseudouridine(13) synthase TruD, translated as MIAFNDLTWLHGKPQGQGILKANPEDFVVVEDLGFAPDGEGEHLLVRILKTDCNTRFVADALAKFLKIHAREVSFAGQKDKHALTEQWLCARLPGKEMPDLSKFQLEGCQVLEYARHKRKLRLGALKGNQFTLILREISDRDDVVRRLQAVAAQGVPNYFGAQRFGIGGSNLLGALRWAESGAAVRDRNKRSFWLSAARSGLFNQQVSIRLKKPEFNQVVDGDALQLAGRGSWFVATSEERMQLQERVDNRELLITAALPGSGEWGSQREALAAEQAAVAEETPLQALLVREKVEAARRAMLLYPQQMSWNWWDDVTVELHFWLPAGSFATSVVRELINTTGDYANIAE; from the coding sequence ATGATCGCTTTCAATGACCTCACCTGGCTGCACGGTAAACCACAGGGGCAGGGGATACTGAAAGCCAACCCGGAAGATTTCGTGGTGGTCGAAGATCTCGGCTTTGCGCCGGATGGCGAAGGTGAGCATCTGCTGGTACGGATTCTGAAAACGGACTGCAATACGCGGTTTGTGGCTGATGCGCTGGCTAAGTTTCTTAAAATCCATGCGCGTGAAGTGAGTTTTGCCGGGCAGAAAGATAAGCATGCCTTGACCGAACAGTGGCTGTGCGCCCGACTCCCGGGCAAAGAGATGCCCGACCTGAGCAAGTTTCAGCTGGAAGGTTGCCAGGTGCTGGAATACGCGCGGCATAAACGCAAGCTGCGGCTCGGCGCGCTCAAGGGCAACCAGTTTACTCTGATTCTGCGGGAAATCAGCGATCGCGACGATGTCGTGCGGCGTCTGCAGGCTGTTGCCGCGCAGGGGGTGCCGAACTATTTCGGCGCCCAGCGCTTTGGTATTGGCGGCAGTAATCTGCTGGGCGCGCTGCGCTGGGCGGAGAGCGGCGCAGCGGTTCGCGATCGCAATAAACGCAGTTTTTGGCTGTCGGCGGCGCGTAGCGGCTTGTTTAATCAACAGGTCAGTATTAGATTAAAAAAACCGGAATTTAATCAGGTTGTTGATGGCGATGCGCTACAATTAGCGGGGCGCGGGAGCTGGTTTGTCGCCACCTCTGAGGAGCGCATGCAGCTGCAGGAGCGGGTTGATAACCGTGAACTGCTGATTACGGCGGCGTTACCGGGAAGCGGTGAGTGGGGCAGCCAACGCGAGGCGCTGGCCGCCGAGCAGGCGGCTGTTGCCGAAGAGACGCCGCTCCAGGCTCTGCTGGTGCGTGAAAAAGTTGAAGCGGCGCGCCGGGCGATGCTGCTCTATCCGCAGCAGATGAGCTGGAACTGGTGGGATGACGTAACCGTTGAACTGCATTTCTGGCTACCAGCGGGCAGCTTCGCCACCAGCGTGGTAAGGGAACTTATCAATACAACGGGTGACTATGCGAATATTGCTGAGTAA
- the ispD gene encoding 2-C-methyl-D-erythritol 4-phosphate cytidylyltransferase, with protein sequence MAATFPGVCAVVPAAGFGRRMQTECPKQYLSIGNKTILEHAVAALLANACVQRVVIAVSPGDIRFSQLPLATHPQITVVDGGAERADSVLAGLQALPEAEWVLVHDAARPCLHQDDLRRLLALRETSRVGGILAAPVRDTMKRAEPGKGAIAHTVDRNDLWHALTPQFFPRELLLQCLTRALNESATITDEASALEYCGFHPELVAGRADNIKVTRPEDLALAEFYLTRSRHQEKA encoded by the coding sequence ATGGCAGCCACTTTTCCGGGTGTTTGCGCCGTGGTGCCGGCGGCCGGTTTTGGCCGCCGTATGCAAACGGAATGCCCGAAACAATATCTCTCAATCGGTAACAAAACGATTCTCGAACATGCGGTCGCCGCGCTGCTGGCGAACGCGTGCGTGCAGCGCGTGGTGATTGCCGTCAGTCCCGGCGATATCCGCTTTAGCCAACTGCCGCTGGCCACCCATCCACAAATTACCGTCGTCGACGGCGGCGCCGAGCGCGCTGACTCCGTACTGGCTGGTCTGCAGGCGTTGCCCGAAGCCGAATGGGTGCTGGTGCACGATGCCGCGCGCCCGTGCCTGCACCAGGACGACCTCCGGCGCCTGCTGGCGCTGCGCGAAACCAGTCGCGTGGGTGGCATTCTCGCCGCGCCGGTGCGCGATACCATGAAACGCGCTGAACCCGGCAAGGGGGCTATTGCGCACACCGTCGATCGCAATGACCTATGGCATGCGCTGACGCCGCAATTTTTCCCGCGTGAATTACTCCTCCAGTGCCTGACGCGCGCGCTTAATGAAAGCGCGACCATCACCGATGAAGCCTCGGCGCTGGAGTACTGCGGCTTCCATCCCGAACTGGTGGCCGGACGAGCTGATAATATTAAAGTGACGCGCCCGGAAGACCTGGCGCTGGCAGAATTTTACCTTACCCGTTCCCGACACCAGGAGAAGGCTTAA
- a CDS encoding DUF3561 family protein, protein MRNTQNISLIRPEPPAVSHDETTWSLSGAAVGFISWLLALGIPFLMYGSNTLFFLLYTWPFFLALMPVAVVVGIALHSLLSGKLLYSACATILTVGMMFGLLFLWLLG, encoded by the coding sequence ATGCGCAATACCCAGAACATCAGTCTTATTCGTCCGGAACCGCCCGCGGTGTCCCATGACGAGACCACCTGGTCTTTGTCAGGCGCCGCCGTGGGTTTTATTTCATGGCTGCTGGCGCTGGGTATTCCCTTCCTCATGTATGGCAGTAATACGTTATTTTTCCTTCTCTACACCTGGCCCTTTTTTCTCGCCTTAATGCCGGTCGCCGTTGTGGTTGGGATTGCGCTGCACTCGCTGTTGAGCGGTAAGCTCCTGTACAGCGCATGCGCGACGATTTTGACCGTGGGGATGATGTTTGGCCTGCTGTTTCTCTGGCTGCTGGGATAG
- the ftsB gene encoding cell division protein FtsB: protein MGKLTLLLLALLVWLQYSLWFGKNGLHDYSRVNDDVTAQQATNSKLKARNDQLFAEIDDLNGGQEAIEERARNELSMTRPGETFYRLVPDASKRNQGSTQNNR, encoded by the coding sequence ATGGGTAAATTAACGCTGCTACTATTGGCTTTGCTGGTCTGGCTACAGTACTCGCTGTGGTTCGGTAAAAATGGTCTGCATGACTATAGCCGGGTGAATGATGACGTCACCGCGCAGCAAGCCACTAACAGCAAATTAAAGGCGCGCAACGATCAACTCTTTGCGGAAATCGATGACCTTAACGGCGGTCAGGAAGCGATCGAAGAGCGCGCACGCAATGAACTAAGCATGACCCGCCCGGGCGAAACATTTTATCGTCTGGTCCCGGATGCGTCTAAGCGCAACCAGGGGTCGACGCAGAACAATCGATAA
- the cysN gene encoding sulfate adenylyltransferase subunit CysN has product MNTTIAQQIANEGGVEAYLHAQQHKSLLRFLTCGSVDDGKSTLIGRLLHDTRQIYEDQLSSLHNDSKRHGTQGEKLDLALLVDGLQAEREQGITIDVAYRYFSTEKRKFIIADTPGHEQYTRNMATGASTCDLAILLMDARKGVLDQTRRHSFISTLLGIKNLVVAVNKMDLVDFSEETFNRIREEYLSFAEQLPGDVDIRFVPLSALEGDNVATQSASMPWYSGPTLLEVLETVEIRRVVESQPLRFPVQFVNRPNLDFRGFSGTVASGSVTVGQRLKVLPSGVESSVARIVTFDGDLQEAGAGEAITIVLKDEIDISRGDLLVDAQVTLPAVQSASVDVVWMAEQALSPGQSYDIKIAGKKTRARVDGIRYQVDINNLTQREVESLPLNGIGLVDLTFDEPLVLDKYQHNPVTGGLIFIDRLTNVTVGAGMVREPQEQRQASASSYSAFELELNQLIRKHFPHWDARDLLGGK; this is encoded by the coding sequence ATGAACACGACCATTGCCCAACAAATTGCTAATGAAGGCGGCGTAGAAGCTTATCTGCACGCGCAACAGCACAAAAGCCTGCTGCGTTTCCTGACCTGCGGCAGCGTCGATGACGGGAAAAGTACCCTGATTGGCCGCCTGCTGCACGATACCCGGCAGATTTACGAAGATCAGCTCTCATCGCTGCATAATGACAGTAAGCGTCACGGTACGCAGGGTGAAAAACTGGATCTGGCGCTGCTGGTGGATGGCCTGCAGGCTGAGCGCGAGCAGGGCATCACCATCGATGTCGCCTATCGCTATTTCTCCACCGAGAAACGCAAATTTATTATCGCCGATACGCCGGGGCACGAGCAGTACACTCGCAATATGGCCACCGGCGCTTCCACCTGCGATCTGGCGATTCTGCTGATGGATGCGCGCAAAGGCGTGCTCGATCAGACCCGCCGCCACAGCTTTATCTCGACGCTGCTGGGAATTAAAAACCTGGTGGTGGCGGTGAATAAAATGGACCTGGTGGATTTTAGCGAAGAGACGTTTAATCGCATTCGCGAAGAGTATCTCTCTTTTGCGGAGCAGCTGCCGGGCGATGTTGATATTCGCTTTGTTCCGCTTTCTGCCCTCGAGGGGGACAATGTCGCAACCCAGAGCGCCAGTATGCCGTGGTACAGCGGCCCGACGCTGCTGGAAGTGCTGGAAACCGTTGAAATTCGTCGCGTGGTGGAAAGCCAGCCGCTGCGTTTCCCGGTCCAGTTTGTTAACCGGCCCAACCTCGATTTCCGCGGTTTCTCCGGTACCGTGGCTTCCGGCAGCGTGACGGTCGGACAGCGCCTGAAGGTACTGCCGTCGGGCGTGGAGTCGAGCGTGGCGCGTATTGTGACGTTTGACGGCGACCTGCAGGAAGCCGGCGCCGGTGAAGCCATCACCATCGTGTTGAAAGATGAGATTGATATCAGCCGCGGCGACCTGTTGGTGGATGCGCAGGTGACGCTGCCTGCGGTGCAAAGCGCCAGCGTGGATGTGGTGTGGATGGCCGAACAGGCGTTATCCCCGGGTCAGAGCTATGACATCAAAATTGCCGGCAAGAAAACCCGCGCTCGCGTCGACGGGATTCGCTATCAGGTTGATATCAATAACCTGACCCAGCGTGAAGTCGAGTCGCTGCCGCTGAACGGGATTGGCCTTGTCGATTTGACCTTCGACGAGCCGCTGGTACTGGACAAGTATCAGCATAACCCGGTCACCGGCGGGCTGATCTTCATCGATCGGCTGACCAACGTGACGGTGGGCGCCGGTATGGTGCGCGAACCGCAGGAACAACGTCAGGCGTCGGCATCCTCCTACAGCGCGTTTGAACTGGAACTGAACCAGCTGATCCGTAAACACTTCCCGCACTGGGATGCGCGCGACCTGCTGGGAGGCAAGTAA
- the surE gene encoding 5'/3'-nucleotidase SurE: MRILLSNDDGIHAPGIQTLAKALREFAEVQVVAPDRNRSGASNSLTLESSLRTFTFDNGDIAVQMGTPTDCVYLGVNALMRPRPDIVVSGINAGPNLGDDVIYSGTVAAAMEGRHLGFPALAVSLNGHQHYDTAAAITCSILRALSREPLRTGRILNINVPDLPLEQIKGIRVTRCGSRHPADQVIPQKDPRGNTLYWIGPPGEKHDAGPDTDFAAVDEGYVSVTPLHVDLTAHQAHGMVADWLDRVGVDTQW; the protein is encoded by the coding sequence ATGCGAATATTGCTGAGTAACGATGACGGGATTCATGCGCCGGGCATTCAGACCCTGGCGAAGGCCTTACGGGAGTTTGCTGAGGTCCAGGTAGTTGCACCCGATCGTAACCGCAGTGGCGCATCAAATTCCCTGACCCTCGAGTCTTCGCTACGCACTTTCACTTTCGATAACGGCGATATCGCCGTCCAGATGGGGACGCCGACGGACTGTGTCTATCTCGGGGTTAACGCCCTGATGCGTCCCCGTCCGGATATCGTGGTTTCCGGCATTAATGCCGGTCCCAATCTCGGCGATGACGTTATCTACTCCGGCACTGTCGCTGCCGCAATGGAAGGCCGACATCTCGGCTTTCCGGCCCTGGCCGTCTCCCTGAATGGCCATCAGCACTATGACACCGCGGCGGCCATCACCTGCTCTATCCTGCGGGCTTTAAGCCGCGAGCCGCTGCGTACCGGCCGTATCCTCAATATCAATGTGCCCGATCTGCCTCTTGAGCAGATTAAAGGCATCCGCGTGACCCGCTGCGGTAGCCGACATCCCGCCGATCAGGTTATTCCGCAAAAAGATCCGCGCGGCAATACGCTGTACTGGATTGGCCCGCCGGGAGAGAAGCACGATGCCGGGCCGGATACCGACTTTGCCGCCGTCGACGAAGGCTATGTCTCCGTGACGCCGCTGCACGTTGATTTAACCGCCCACCAGGCTCACGGGATGGTGGCCGACTGGCTGGATCGCGTCGGAGTGGACACTCAATGGTAA